CTGATCCCGTGGGGGCCGAGGCTCGCGACGGGTGGGATCGGGTCGTCGGCGAGCAGTCGATAGACCTCGTCACAGAGCAGGTAGGCGTCGTTGTCAGCCGCGAGGTCGTAGACCGCCTCGACGCGCTCCTGGGGGTGATAGCGCCCCGTGGGATTGTTCGGGTTGTTGAGCACGACGAGTTCGGTTTCGGGCCGGATCGCGTCGGCGACCGCGTCCGGGTCGAGCCGCCAGTCGGGTGGGATGAGCTCCACCGTCGTCACCTCGGCGAACGTTTCCGGGAGGGTTCGTAGCGACTGGTAGGTCGGGGTGACGACCACCGCGTGGTCGTCGGGGTCGAGCACGGCTCGCATCGTGAGGAAGTTCGCCTCCTGGGTCCCGCAGGTGAAGACCACCTCGTCGGCCGCCCGGCCGTACCGTCCGGCGACCCATTCTCGGAACTCGGGGTCGCCGTCGGTCGGGATGACGTAGCCGAGTTTTCCAGGATCCGTGTCGAAGCGCGAGGCGTCGAGACTCCGGATGCCGCTCTCGGCCAGCATGACGTCGGCGTCGTGTTCGTACTCGTCGAACCAGCGTTCGAGCGCGAACGGTTCGATATCCATACCGAACACACCGCGAGCGGCGATAAAAGCACCCCGACAGCCCCGTGGCCGAAGCGGATAGACCGTTTTTTGCCCCCCGGCCGTCGAGCGCTTCGCATGGCAAAACAGCCACACCTACTCGTCGAACCCGGCGACCTCCACGAGATCGTGCTCCTCCCCGGCGACCCCGACCGCGTCGACCGGATCGCGGGCCACTGTGAGGACGGCGAACTCATCACCCACAATCGGGAGTACAAGATCATCAACGCGACCTACGAGGGAACGCCAGTCACGATCTGCTCGACCGGGGTGGGCTGTCCGTCGGCGGCGGTGGCCATCGAGGAACTCGCGAACGTCGGCGTGGAGACGTTCATTCGGGTGGGGACCATCGGGGGGCTCCAGGCCGACATCGAGGTCGGCGACGTGATCGTGGCGACCGGCGCGGCGAAGGACGAGGGTACCACGCGGCGCTACGAGGCCGACACGGTCCCGGCCGTCCCGGATTTCGACGTGCTGTCGAGCCTCGTGACGGCGGCCGAGAGCCGCGAGGAGCCCGTCCACGTCGGGCCGATCGCCTCGGACGACGCCTTCTACGCCGAGACGGACGAGTACGTGGACGCGTGGGAGGCGGCGGGGTTGCTGGGCGTCGAGATGGAGGCCGCGGCGGTGTTCTCGCTCGCGCGCCGGAAGGGGCTCCGGGCGGGGGCGATCTGCACGGTGGATGGGAACCTCGTCGCGGGCGCACAGAAGGGCGAGACCGAGGACGACGAGGAACTGCCCGAGAAGGCGAAGAACAACGTCGCGCGCGCCATCGACATCGCGCTCGACGGTGCCGTCTCGCTCTGAGTCACCGCCTGACCGCGAGATAATCACGGATGAACACGGCGAGAAACGGGATTATCCCGATGGTCGCCATCAGCCACCGGTCACCGGCGGGAAGGCGGCGAGTTCGTCGCCTTCGTCGAGTCTGGTGTCGAGCCCGTCACCGTCGGCGAACGGGTCCTCGCCGTTTCTGAGGAGGTTGATGTGGTCG
This sequence is a window from Halococcus hamelinensis 100A6. Protein-coding genes within it:
- a CDS encoding nucleoside phosphorylase, whose protein sequence is MAKQPHLLVEPGDLHEIVLLPGDPDRVDRIAGHCEDGELITHNREYKIINATYEGTPVTICSTGVGCPSAAVAIEELANVGVETFIRVGTIGGLQADIEVGDVIVATGAAKDEGTTRRYEADTVPAVPDFDVLSSLVTAAESREEPVHVGPIASDDAFYAETDEYVDAWEAAGLLGVEMEAAAVFSLARRKGLRAGAICTVDGNLVAGAQKGETEDDEELPEKAKNNVARAIDIALDGAVSL
- a CDS encoding aminotransferase class I/II-fold pyridoxal phosphate-dependent enzyme; its protein translation is MDIEPFALERWFDEYEHDADVMLAESGIRSLDASRFDTDPGKLGYVIPTDGDPEFREWVAGRYGRAADEVVFTCGTQEANFLTMRAVLDPDDHAVVVTPTYQSLRTLPETFAEVTTVELIPPDWRLDPDAVADAIRPETELVVLNNPNNPTGRYHPQERVEAVYDLAADNDAYLLCDEVYRLLADDPIPPVASLGPHGISTTSLTKAHGLAGLRFGWLAGPPEVVDAARNWKDYTTISPSVFGQHVARQALADEEAILDENRALARDHRERVAEFVADHGLDWLEPVGVNAFPTIPDGFADSEAFCRTVVEEESVVLAPGSVFGHDDRFRIGFGLSTPAFETGLERVERVIETHGGA